One window of the Bradyrhizobium sp. NP1 genome contains the following:
- a CDS encoding MaoC family dehydratase, translating to MNEVWKKPPVSLAAYQGMVGREIGVSSWHLVDQKRINAYADVIEDHQFIHIDPERARRETAFGTTVAHGFLTMSLLSIMSYEVMPVIEGTTMGVNYGFDKLRFISPVKAGSRVRGRFVLAEAKLRKPNELQSRTNVTVEIEGEDRPALVADWIGLIYFA from the coding sequence ATGAATGAAGTCTGGAAGAAGCCGCCGGTCTCGCTGGCCGCGTATCAAGGCATGGTCGGCCGCGAGATCGGCGTGTCGTCATGGCACCTGGTCGATCAGAAGCGGATCAACGCCTATGCCGACGTGATCGAGGATCATCAGTTCATCCATATCGATCCCGAGCGCGCCAGGCGCGAGACCGCCTTCGGCACCACCGTCGCGCACGGTTTCCTGACGATGTCGCTCCTGAGCATCATGTCCTACGAGGTGATGCCCGTGATCGAGGGAACGACGATGGGCGTCAATTACGGCTTCGACAAGCTGCGCTTCATCTCGCCGGTTAAGGCCGGCTCTCGCGTTCGCGGCCGTTTCGTGCTCGCCGAAGCGAAGCTGCGCAAGCCGAACGAGTTGCAGTCGCGCACCAATGTCACGGTCGAGATCGAGGGCGAGGACAGGCCCGCGCTCGTCGCCGACTGGATCGGGCTGATCTACTTCGCATAG
- a CDS encoding SDR family NAD(P)-dependent oxidoreductase, with protein sequence MAIRFDGRVAIVTGAGNGLGRAHALGLASRGAKVVVNDFGGARDGSGGSLTPAENVVEEIRKAGGTAIADGADVSNFEQVKAMVERATKEWGSVDLLCANAGILRDKSFGKMDLADFAKVLQVHLVGTFYCCKAVWEGMRERNYGRIVLTTSSSGLYGNFGQANYGAAKSGMIGLMNVLAEEGRKNNVRVNTISPTAATRMTEELLPPQALSLMKPEAITPAVEYLLSEDAPTRTIMGAGAGSFAVIRIMETEGINLPPSEWTPDAIAAHFTEISDMSTAKALENAFQQTQKYVTQAAARAGVKL encoded by the coding sequence ATGGCTATCAGGTTTGACGGACGCGTCGCCATCGTCACCGGCGCAGGCAACGGATTGGGACGCGCGCATGCGCTGGGGCTGGCGAGCCGCGGCGCGAAGGTCGTGGTCAATGACTTCGGCGGCGCGCGCGACGGTAGCGGCGGCTCGCTGACCCCCGCGGAGAACGTGGTCGAGGAAATCCGCAAAGCGGGCGGCACCGCGATCGCCGACGGCGCCGACGTCTCCAATTTCGAGCAGGTCAAGGCGATGGTCGAGCGCGCCACCAAAGAGTGGGGCAGTGTCGACCTGCTCTGCGCCAATGCCGGCATCCTGCGCGACAAGTCTTTCGGCAAGATGGATCTGGCCGATTTCGCCAAGGTCCTGCAGGTTCATCTCGTCGGCACCTTCTATTGCTGCAAGGCGGTGTGGGAGGGCATGCGTGAGCGCAATTACGGCCGTATCGTGCTGACCACCTCGTCGTCCGGCCTCTACGGCAATTTCGGCCAGGCCAATTACGGCGCCGCCAAGTCCGGCATGATCGGCTTGATGAACGTGCTCGCCGAGGAGGGCCGCAAGAACAATGTCCGCGTCAACACGATCTCGCCGACGGCCGCGACCCGCATGACGGAGGAGCTGCTGCCGCCGCAGGCGCTGTCGCTGATGAAGCCGGAGGCGATCACGCCGGCGGTGGAATACCTCTTGAGCGAGGACGCCCCGACCCGCACCATCATGGGCGCGGGCGCCGGCTCCTTTGCGGTGATCAGGATCATGGAGACCGAAGGCATCAACCTGCCGCCGTCGGAATGGACGCCCGATGCCATCGCCGCGCATTTCACGGAGATCAGCGACATGTCGACGGCAAAGGCGCTGGAGAATGCGTTCCAGCAGACCCAGAAATATGTCACGCAGGCCGCCGCAAGGGCAGGGGTGAAGCTGTAA